In Archangium violaceum, the following are encoded in one genomic region:
- a CDS encoding VWA domain-containing protein, with translation MSRAAVAVSLGLACVVAVVACTDAYLYDGRRDQEVPVDRAVALEGQVCTVGSNQVVRPIKIIAALDASQSMNVSDPDGTRATALVQLIDSLPTDDEVYLAVMVFAGSTTAYLTQSGAPPTVEDGFVRVSELDNNKRLNLVQRLLTYRNPDTSPNRDATDFVKPLADIYSLINRDISRSRLEPGGAEALAQARYSVIFLSDGRPTTDQDRDLLRGDAVVRIRQLKDLVEDVRVNTVHVFQPLQPVSTVCELLPDGTAGDGGCPMLLINQNAERLSTMAALGGGNFRDFRNDEPINFLDFRFGQVRRSFLLKELVASNFSAPSGSPLDTADTDGDGLTDEREAQVRTDPAKADTDGDGFSDGVEVRFRELGVDFNPLGYARPDGGGLDPGCPPSLRGVDSDCDGLLDCDEQFIGTNSERVDSDRDGIPDGVEWLGGTQGASNDLEQDPDNDGVVSRSELRMHTSPVDVDTANLSTDGYRYTLKAAGPPDDLGRQCYDFRVDNVLLAPTQGDTDDAGTVLRGAGYNDLYLSAAMIPADDPTARTMVRHFRFQGARYPLGGIKSPVDGVIRVTPEDFVDGCPGRPVPTTP, from the coding sequence ATGAGCCGGGCTGCGGTCGCGGTGTCGCTGGGGCTGGCCTGCGTGGTGGCGGTGGTGGCCTGCACGGACGCCTACCTCTATGACGGACGGAGGGACCAGGAGGTGCCGGTGGACCGTGCCGTCGCCCTCGAGGGGCAGGTGTGCACGGTGGGCTCCAACCAGGTGGTGCGGCCCATCAAGATCATCGCCGCCCTGGACGCCAGTCAGTCCATGAACGTGAGCGACCCGGACGGCACCCGGGCCACCGCGCTGGTGCAGCTCATCGACAGCCTGCCCACCGATGACGAGGTGTACCTGGCGGTGATGGTGTTCGCCGGCAGCACCACGGCCTACCTCACCCAGTCGGGCGCGCCGCCCACCGTGGAGGACGGCTTCGTGCGCGTGTCCGAGCTGGACAACAACAAGCGCCTCAACCTCGTCCAGCGGCTGCTCACCTACCGCAACCCGGACACCTCTCCCAACCGCGACGCCACCGACTTCGTGAAGCCGCTGGCGGACATCTACTCGCTCATCAACCGGGACATCTCCCGCAGCCGGCTGGAGCCCGGTGGTGCGGAGGCGCTGGCCCAGGCGCGCTACTCCGTCATCTTCCTCTCCGACGGCAGGCCCACGACGGACCAGGACAGGGACCTGCTGCGAGGAGATGCCGTGGTGCGCATCCGCCAGCTCAAGGACCTGGTGGAGGACGTGCGCGTCAACACGGTGCACGTGTTCCAGCCCCTCCAGCCGGTCAGCACGGTGTGCGAGCTGCTGCCCGATGGCACCGCGGGTGACGGCGGCTGCCCCATGCTCCTCATCAACCAGAACGCGGAGCGGCTGTCGACGATGGCGGCGCTGGGCGGCGGCAACTTCCGCGACTTCCGCAACGACGAGCCCATCAACTTCCTGGACTTCCGCTTCGGCCAGGTGCGGCGCTCCTTCCTCCTCAAGGAGCTGGTGGCCTCCAACTTCTCCGCGCCCTCGGGCAGCCCCCTGGACACGGCGGACACGGACGGCGACGGGCTCACCGACGAGCGCGAGGCCCAGGTGCGCACCGACCCCGCGAAGGCGGACACCGACGGGGATGGCTTCAGCGACGGGGTGGAGGTGCGCTTCCGGGAGCTGGGCGTGGACTTCAACCCGCTGGGCTACGCCCGGCCGGACGGTGGCGGGTTGGACCCGGGCTGTCCGCCCTCGCTGCGCGGCGTGGACTCGGACTGCGATGGGCTGCTGGATTGCGACGAGCAGTTCATCGGCACCAACTCCGAGCGCGTGGACAGTGACAGGGACGGCATCCCGGACGGGGTGGAGTGGCTCGGGGGTACGCAGGGCGCGAGCAACGACCTGGAGCAGGACCCGGACAACGACGGCGTGGTGAGCCGCTCCGAGCTGCGCATGCACACGAGCCCGGTGGACGTGGACACCGCGAACCTGTCCACGGACGGCTACCGCTACACGCTGAAGGCGGCGGGGCCTCCGGATGACCTGGGTCGCCAGTGCTACGACTTCCGCGTGGACAACGTGCTGCTGGCCCCCACCCAGGGCGACACGGACGACGCGGGCACGGTGCTGCGCGGCGCGGGCTACAACGACCTCTACCTGTCCGCCGCCATGATTCCCGCGGACGACCCCACCGCGCGCACGATGGTGCGCCACTTCCGCTTCCAGGGGGCGCGCTACCCGCTGGGCGGCATCAAGTCCCCCGTGGACGGCGTCATCCGCGTCACCCCCGAGGACTTCGTCGACGGCTGCCCCGGCCGTCCCGTTCCCACCACGCCCTGA
- the mtsC gene encoding cell-cell cohesion MYXO-CTERM protein MtsC — translation MKLARIVPVLAMGVLFLMPTPAPAQTNGADNPECLGTQCGRPKEEGGGCGCGCGCSVWVAYTDDGKTLSYTDDGDGDGKSDGNDNCPFSSNRGQEDDDSDGVGNVCDNCSALANLQQKDADGDGIGDDCDPDPDNDGVAGASDNCPLVPNPKQENLDGDAPGDVCDTDDDDDSILDGNDNCPRVQNTDQKLPDDRSLCNVDRDGDNVLDSFDNCPALASTNQHDTDQDGAGDPCDPDKDEDGILNDKDNCADNANTDQADDDGDHVGDVCDARYCVVIDPQHPENCLDPKSPFTVHGGGTLALKKGEKVRLPLFANRNGVAIEYNWTVTKRPEGSSSVVENPQGAVTMSRHWEYAYVDGNKPTFTADQDGDYVLQLRAKLAFDDRAYPGRRESTSELALQVANESLSGWNCSAFPATGGGLALGAALAALLRRRRRS, via the coding sequence ATGAAACTCGCTCGTATCGTCCCCGTGCTCGCCATGGGAGTGCTCTTCCTGATGCCGACCCCAGCGCCGGCCCAGACCAATGGCGCGGACAACCCGGAGTGCCTGGGCACACAGTGCGGCCGTCCCAAGGAGGAGGGTGGCGGCTGCGGCTGTGGCTGCGGCTGCTCCGTCTGGGTGGCCTACACCGACGACGGCAAGACGCTGTCCTACACGGATGACGGCGACGGCGACGGCAAGTCGGACGGCAACGATAACTGCCCCTTCTCCTCCAACCGCGGCCAGGAGGACGACGACAGCGACGGGGTGGGCAACGTCTGCGACAACTGCTCCGCGCTGGCCAACCTCCAGCAGAAGGACGCGGACGGCGACGGCATCGGCGACGACTGCGATCCGGACCCGGACAACGACGGGGTGGCCGGCGCCAGCGACAACTGCCCGCTCGTGCCCAACCCCAAGCAGGAGAACCTGGACGGGGACGCGCCGGGCGACGTGTGCGACACGGACGACGACGACGACTCCATCCTGGATGGCAACGACAACTGCCCGCGCGTGCAGAACACGGACCAGAAGCTGCCGGACGACCGCAGCCTGTGCAACGTGGACCGCGACGGGGACAACGTCCTGGACAGCTTCGACAACTGCCCCGCCCTGGCCAGCACCAACCAGCACGACACGGACCAGGATGGCGCGGGAGACCCGTGCGATCCCGACAAGGATGAGGACGGCATCCTCAACGACAAGGACAACTGCGCCGACAACGCCAACACCGACCAGGCGGATGACGACGGGGACCACGTGGGAGACGTGTGCGACGCGCGCTACTGCGTCGTCATCGACCCGCAGCACCCCGAGAACTGCCTGGATCCGAAGTCTCCCTTCACCGTGCACGGCGGCGGCACGCTGGCGCTGAAGAAGGGCGAGAAGGTGCGCCTGCCCCTGTTCGCCAACCGCAACGGCGTGGCCATCGAGTACAATTGGACCGTCACGAAGCGTCCCGAGGGCTCCTCGTCCGTGGTGGAGAATCCCCAGGGCGCGGTGACCATGAGCCGCCACTGGGAGTACGCCTATGTCGACGGCAACAAGCCCACCTTCACCGCGGACCAGGATGGCGACTACGTCCTTCAGCTCCGCGCGAAGCTGGCCTTCGACGACCGCGCCTACCCCGGCCGGCGCGAGTCCACCTCCGAGCTGGCCCTCCAGGTGGCCAACGAGAGCCTCAGCGGGTGGAACTGCTCCGCCTTCCCCGCCACCGGTGGAGGGCTCGCCCTGGGCGCTGCCCTGGCCGCCCTGCTGCGCCGCCGTCGGCGCTCCTGA
- the mtsD gene encoding cell-cell cohesion protein MtsD yields the protein MRRLKLQTLLVAGLLALSGCTDTLVESLAQEQSNIDDRLTLKGRVCSSTPDPSGFPVKVVIVIDQSGSMCVSDPPGSQEGTGFCQRPEILALGQGTDEPARVRALRRLVNQFRAQPNVQVSVVPFETNIRNPWPGSTGNRFARPTAASGIDSYIGQLQSQLGKGTDYQGALAEAYKVISGDITDVAKTRPAELPRTRYVVVFLTDGTPYPRCSANDSLGQYASPDQPDLTWEDSASAREFCNLMDPEDPDAITGYIAGTDRNQNFQLFSYVRQLMELKEQHNVGDIRMHTVLLFNEESVRLCGPICQDLYGVYPGVDPARYPQEAKKISSWLLKRFAEMGGGVYQEFNNRTEISELGLGALDYSSFASRNVMKTLMVQSLSAVPGMESRETDSDGDGVADTQDNGFSLGTNTFTEDSDGDCFSDGFEVLRSDQGFKAANTKDTRGCDPQSPLTPSCRCADTDGDGLSQFAEAYLKTHSGIVDSDGDGVPDLLESRYGLDPLTPNASGIDTDGDGIPDELELRSESNPTRRDRAFYERQGYQYEVQAEVLANGRVCYDFTVSNLQLVTPPSRAGVQQGFNLFKVWFAEAPESGVATDYGVWRTACAWAQYAPPSVRAPLGPELTLEDGNFVRPDQLNEDTEYRNRCVGARP from the coding sequence ATGCGCCGCCTGAAACTCCAGACGCTGCTCGTGGCGGGCCTCCTGGCCCTGTCGGGCTGCACCGATACGCTCGTCGAGTCGCTCGCGCAGGAGCAGTCCAACATCGATGACCGGCTCACCCTCAAGGGCCGGGTGTGCTCCAGCACGCCCGACCCGAGCGGCTTCCCGGTGAAGGTGGTCATCGTCATCGACCAGTCCGGCAGCATGTGCGTGTCGGACCCGCCGGGCTCGCAGGAGGGCACCGGCTTTTGCCAGCGCCCGGAGATCCTCGCCCTCGGGCAGGGGACCGACGAGCCCGCGCGGGTGCGGGCGCTGCGCCGGCTGGTGAATCAGTTCCGCGCGCAGCCCAACGTGCAGGTCTCCGTCGTCCCCTTCGAGACGAACATCCGCAACCCCTGGCCCGGTAGCACGGGCAACCGCTTCGCCCGGCCCACCGCGGCCTCCGGCATCGACTCGTACATCGGCCAGCTGCAGAGCCAGCTGGGCAAGGGCACGGACTACCAGGGCGCGCTCGCCGAGGCCTACAAGGTCATCTCCGGCGACATCACCGACGTGGCCAAGACGCGCCCGGCGGAGCTGCCGCGCACCCGCTACGTCGTCGTCTTCCTCACCGACGGCACGCCGTACCCGCGCTGCTCGGCCAACGACTCCCTCGGCCAGTACGCCTCGCCGGACCAGCCGGACCTGACGTGGGAGGACTCGGCCAGCGCGCGTGAGTTCTGCAACCTGATGGACCCGGAGGATCCGGACGCCATCACTGGCTACATCGCGGGCACGGACCGCAACCAGAACTTCCAGCTCTTCAGCTACGTGCGGCAGCTCATGGAGCTCAAGGAGCAGCACAACGTCGGCGACATCCGCATGCACACGGTGCTCCTCTTCAACGAGGAGTCCGTGCGTCTGTGCGGCCCCATCTGCCAGGACCTCTACGGCGTCTACCCGGGCGTGGACCCGGCCCGCTACCCGCAGGAGGCCAAGAAGATCTCCTCCTGGCTGCTCAAGCGCTTCGCGGAGATGGGCGGTGGCGTGTACCAGGAGTTCAACAACAGGACGGAGATCTCCGAGCTGGGCCTGGGCGCGCTGGACTACTCGTCCTTCGCCTCGCGCAACGTGATGAAGACGCTGATGGTGCAGTCGCTCTCCGCGGTACCGGGCATGGAGTCGCGCGAGACGGACAGCGACGGCGACGGAGTGGCGGACACCCAGGACAACGGCTTCTCCCTGGGCACCAACACCTTCACGGAGGACAGTGACGGGGACTGCTTCAGCGACGGCTTCGAGGTGCTGCGCTCGGACCAGGGCTTCAAGGCGGCCAATACCAAGGACACGCGCGGGTGCGATCCGCAGTCTCCGCTGACACCCAGCTGCCGGTGCGCGGACACGGACGGAGACGGCCTGTCACAGTTCGCCGAGGCGTACCTGAAGACGCACTCGGGCATCGTGGACAGCGACGGTGACGGCGTGCCGGACCTGCTGGAGTCCCGCTACGGGTTGGATCCGCTCACCCCCAATGCGTCCGGCATCGACACGGACGGGGATGGGATTCCGGACGAGCTGGAGCTGCGCTCGGAGAGCAACCCCACGCGGCGGGACCGGGCCTTCTACGAGCGCCAGGGCTACCAGTACGAGGTGCAGGCCGAGGTGCTGGCCAACGGCCGCGTCTGCTACGACTTCACCGTCTCCAACCTGCAGCTCGTCACGCCGCCCTCGCGCGCGGGCGTGCAGCAGGGCTTCAACCTCTTCAAGGTGTGGTTCGCCGAGGCTCCCGAGAGCGGCGTGGCCACCGACTACGGCGTCTGGCGCACCGCCTGTGCCTGGGCCCAGTACGCGCCGCCGAGCGTGCGCGCGCCGCTCGGTCCCGAGCTGACGCTGGAGGACGGCAACTTCGTGAGACCGGACCAGCTCAACGAGGACACCGAGTACCGCAACCGCTGCGTGGGGGCCCGTCCATGA
- a CDS encoding thrombospondin type 3 repeat-containing protein, protein MSALPRIAWLLVPVLLLSCSDAGLYALDGRGPSGKDRADFTGNVCVPLAGGEAFPVKVLFAVQGGAGLPEDMKGSVSEALGTLASRFSVPYIKFSLVAFHTVATGLLGRFDDATALQASVPRYATYQESGPTSMRSALKLAKSILSGDMQTSCPGDVARTRYLVVLVVTSEDLSCESPVFNAGIDSRCSNLPDSSACSQCELAAVTGELKALVQQFGAGEVTVQPVYVRNTAEAHTAAQVAAIANAGGTEAVTTDFVSLPTALGGLDYASLQSNLKMKRFLAFNRNVVVRAGQFLPDSDGDGVADSDELARGLDPTIPDSDQDGVMDGIELRMGLDPTPGHVDPIPGCNAALDEDGDRLNTCEERVLGTDPCVGDTDGDGLPDLVEALANTNPLLAEDLLDSDRDGIPNITEVEAHGDPLSADIAFQTERGYGYSLAEAEPTADGRACYAVRAENVTLVPTLERPNPIFPGRRIPSGTNDIYLYMQVGRDNDPRGSGIGALYIRSLRYSEEEGRTPSGTLTFTPDDFILGT, encoded by the coding sequence ATGAGCGCCCTCCCGCGGATCGCCTGGCTCCTGGTTCCCGTGCTGTTGCTGTCGTGCTCCGACGCCGGCCTCTATGCGCTCGACGGGCGGGGCCCCAGCGGCAAGGACCGGGCCGACTTCACCGGAAACGTCTGCGTGCCGCTGGCCGGCGGCGAGGCCTTCCCCGTCAAGGTCCTCTTCGCCGTGCAGGGCGGGGCGGGGCTCCCCGAGGACATGAAGGGCTCCGTCTCCGAGGCCCTCGGCACGCTCGCCAGCCGCTTCTCCGTGCCCTACATCAAGTTCAGCCTGGTGGCCTTCCACACCGTGGCCACGGGCCTGCTGGGCCGCTTCGACGACGCCACCGCCCTGCAGGCCTCCGTCCCGCGCTACGCCACCTACCAGGAGTCGGGGCCCACCAGCATGCGCTCGGCGCTGAAGCTGGCCAAGAGCATCCTCTCCGGAGACATGCAGACGAGCTGCCCCGGCGACGTGGCCCGCACCCGCTACCTCGTCGTCCTGGTGGTGACGAGCGAGGACCTCAGCTGTGAGAGCCCCGTCTTCAACGCCGGCATCGACTCGCGCTGCAGCAACCTGCCGGACTCCTCGGCCTGCAGCCAGTGCGAGCTGGCGGCCGTCACCGGGGAGCTCAAGGCGCTCGTCCAGCAGTTCGGCGCCGGCGAGGTGACGGTGCAGCCCGTCTACGTGCGCAACACGGCCGAGGCCCATACCGCCGCCCAGGTGGCCGCCATCGCCAACGCCGGAGGCACCGAGGCGGTGACGACGGACTTCGTCAGCCTGCCCACCGCGCTCGGCGGCCTCGACTACGCGTCGCTGCAGAGCAACCTGAAGATGAAGCGCTTCCTGGCCTTCAACCGCAACGTGGTGGTGCGCGCCGGCCAGTTCCTGCCCGACAGCGATGGCGACGGGGTGGCGGACTCGGACGAGCTGGCGCGCGGCCTGGACCCGACCATCCCCGACAGCGACCAGGACGGGGTCATGGACGGCATCGAGCTGCGCATGGGGTTGGACCCCACGCCGGGCCACGTGGACCCCATCCCCGGCTGCAACGCGGCGCTGGACGAGGACGGCGACCGGCTCAACACCTGCGAGGAGCGCGTGCTGGGCACCGACCCCTGCGTGGGAGACACGGATGGCGACGGCCTGCCGGACCTCGTCGAGGCCCTCGCCAACACCAACCCCCTGCTCGCCGAGGACCTGCTGGACAGCGATCGCGACGGCATCCCCAACATCACCGAGGTGGAGGCCCATGGCGACCCCCTCAGCGCCGACATCGCCTTCCAGACCGAGCGCGGCTACGGCTACTCCCTCGCCGAGGCGGAGCCCACCGCGGACGGCCGCGCCTGCTACGCGGTGCGCGCGGAGAACGTCACCCTCGTTCCCACTCTCGAGCGGCCCAACCCCATCTTCCCCGGCCGCCGCATCCCCTCCGGCACCAACGACATCTACCTCTATATGCAGGTGGGCCGGGACAACGACCCTCGCGGCTCTGGCATCGGCGCGCTCTACATCCGCTCCCTGCGCTACTCCGAGGAAGAGGGCCGCACTCCCTCCGGCACCCTCACCTTCACGCCCGACGATTTCATCCTGGGGACTTGA
- a CDS encoding AAA family ATPase, with translation MYLRSLTLQNLKLLRDVAISFTRDDGEVRPWTVLVGENGLCKTTILQAIALAASGSSLGSELADVTSLPDRRLPSTELMLIGAEFTFGQEGHKARSYPGLETKHSLAPFVRSSIAAKNTWRELVGSSRYVGVEHTLVFDPIREARRTQLPDWFVAGYGTARALPHPKSIIQGEGLSDPIKQRLENLFGQGNLIATGFADVFEPAQAKAFSRVLRQVLIQGKLVPGVIDLELQSHGIVRTRKDLVDAHCFEFHLGGHKVKIPATWLSQGYQGAIAWLADLIGHILLEAGRPVAPEKMEGLVLIDELDLHLHPRWQAALIPALKTVFPRLQFVATTHSAMTLPGLEQDEVLVLRQDEDGNVYVAPAPTSPSWLTGSEIFDAFFDRKGTPPKGAAPRRKPPAPEKKLARKTAAKTKRK, from the coding sequence ATGTACCTGCGCAGCCTCACGCTCCAGAACCTCAAGCTCCTGCGGGATGTCGCCATCTCCTTCACCCGTGACGATGGGGAGGTCCGCCCCTGGACCGTCCTCGTGGGGGAGAATGGGCTGTGCAAGACGACCATCCTCCAGGCCATCGCGCTCGCGGCGAGCGGCTCGTCGCTGGGCAGCGAGCTGGCGGATGTCACCTCGTTGCCGGACCGGCGCCTGCCCTCCACCGAGCTGATGCTCATCGGCGCCGAGTTCACCTTCGGCCAGGAGGGCCACAAGGCCCGGAGCTACCCCGGCCTGGAGACGAAGCACTCGCTGGCGCCCTTCGTGAGGAGCTCCATCGCGGCCAAGAACACCTGGCGTGAGCTGGTGGGCAGCTCGAGGTACGTAGGCGTCGAGCACACGCTCGTCTTCGATCCCATCCGCGAGGCGCGCCGCACGCAGCTGCCGGACTGGTTCGTCGCGGGTTATGGCACGGCACGCGCCCTGCCCCACCCCAAGTCCATCATCCAGGGGGAAGGGCTGTCGGACCCCATCAAGCAGCGCCTGGAGAACCTCTTCGGCCAGGGAAACCTGATCGCCACGGGCTTCGCCGACGTCTTCGAGCCGGCCCAGGCGAAGGCGTTCAGCCGGGTGCTGAGGCAGGTGCTCATCCAGGGCAAGCTGGTGCCGGGCGTCATCGACCTGGAGCTCCAGAGTCACGGAATCGTCCGCACCCGGAAGGACCTGGTGGACGCGCACTGCTTCGAGTTCCACCTGGGTGGCCACAAGGTGAAGATTCCGGCCACGTGGCTGTCGCAGGGGTACCAGGGGGCGATCGCGTGGCTGGCGGACCTCATCGGCCACATCCTCCTCGAGGCGGGCCGGCCGGTGGCGCCGGAGAAGATGGAGGGGCTGGTCCTCATCGACGAGTTGGATCTGCACCTGCATCCACGCTGGCAGGCCGCGCTCATTCCGGCGCTGAAGACCGTCTTCCCCCGGCTCCAGTTCGTCGCCACGACCCACTCGGCCATGACGCTGCCCGGGCTGGAGCAGGACGAGGTGCTCGTGCTCCGCCAGGACGAGGACGGCAACGTCTACGTCGCCCCGGCCCCCACGTCGCCCTCGTGGCTGACGGGCAGTGAGATCTTCGACGCGTTCTTCGACAGGAAGGGCACACCGCCCAAGGGCGCCGCGCCCCGCCGCAAGCCGCCCGCGCCGGAGAAGAAGCTGGCCCGGAAGACGGCGGCCAAGACGAAGCGGAAGTGA